In Formosa haliotis, the sequence ATCTGTTGAATAAGTGACCTTGATTCATAAGATTGCCTCTCTATGCTCGCAATGACGTTATCCAAACAACTTTCTCCTTCCGATTAACGACTCACCGACAACGATTCACGATTCACTTATAACTAAAGACTAACAACTAAGAACTCCCTATTCACAATTTCCGACTCACGATTCACCATCTATAAACCAGAAAATAACACCCGCTTAACACCTCGAAACCAATTATTCCCGTACTTTTGCGTCTTAAAAAAATACTATGGAATTATCGCAAGTGAAATTGGTGGTTACCGATATGGATGGGACTTTATTAAATTCGAAAGGTGAAGTAAGTCCTAATTTCTTCAATTTATTTAAAGAACTTCAAGCCAACAACATTCAATTTATTGCAGCAAGTGGTAGACAGTATTTTAGTATCATAGAAAAACTCGACGCCATTAAAAATGAAATCACCATCATTGCAGAAAATGGTGGGGTTACCAAACGTGGTGGGGTCGAATTGGCTAATATGCAATTGTCTAAAGAAAAAATAAACAGTATTTTACCCCTATTGCGAACCATAGATAATATTTTTATTGTGCTTTGTGGGAAACAAAAGGCGTATATAGAAACTAAAGACTTACATTTTCCTAAGCTTTTGAGCGAATATTACACCGAGTTTAATACGGTAGATGATCTTACTGAAGTGAATGACGATAAGTTTTTAAAGCTTGCCATTTACCATATTGAAGACTCTGAGGCTTGTATTTATCCGCATGTAAAACACTTGGAAGATGAATTTCAGATTAAAGTTTCAGGACAAAATTGGTTAGATATTTCGCATCATGATGCCAATAAAGGCTTTGCTTTAAAGCAGGTACAAGATACCATGGGTATTTCCGAAAATGAAACTATGGTTTTTGGAGATTATAACAACGATCTAGAAATGTTAAGTAGGGCATATTTTAGTTACGCTATGGAAAATGCACACCCAAATGTTAAAGAAGCTGCTCGCTTTGAAACGAAAAGCAATAACGACCAAGGTGTGGAATTTATTTTAGAACAACTTATTGCGTCTAGAAAGTAGGCTTTGGTTAGTTGTTAGTTGTTAGTAGTTAGTAGTTAGTAGTTAGTAGTTAGTAGTGAAACTATTACATTAAAACAGCCTATAGTATAAAATTATTACATTTTTACATTACTACA encodes:
- a CDS encoding HAD family hydrolase; protein product: MELSQVKLVVTDMDGTLLNSKGEVSPNFFNLFKELQANNIQFIAASGRQYFSIIEKLDAIKNEITIIAENGGVTKRGGVELANMQLSKEKINSILPLLRTIDNIFIVLCGKQKAYIETKDLHFPKLLSEYYTEFNTVDDLTEVNDDKFLKLAIYHIEDSEACIYPHVKHLEDEFQIKVSGQNWLDISHHDANKGFALKQVQDTMGISENETMVFGDYNNDLEMLSRAYFSYAMENAHPNVKEAARFETKSNNDQGVEFILEQLIASRK